The Myxocyprinus asiaticus isolate MX2 ecotype Aquarium Trade chromosome 31, UBuf_Myxa_2, whole genome shotgun sequence genome has a segment encoding these proteins:
- the ilkap gene encoding integrin-linked kinase-associated serine/threonine phosphatase 2C isoform X1 produces MDLFDDLPEPTNHPAGPVKAKKLEQLVDEERGEKRKRDVNSEETEVEEKNQEEKKVCKADLAKLMGFVAARRGEREEMQDAHVLLPDMTASVMNLPSQVSRLAYFAVFDGHGGARASQFAAENLHLTLACKFPKGDVENLEKLVRKCLLDTFRQTDEDFLKKASSQKPAWKDGSTATCVLVVDDVLYVANLGDSRAVLCRLEQAEDSVKGKCVTLALSKEHNPTIYEERMRIQRAGGTVRDGRVLGVLEVSRSIGDGQYKRCGVISTPDLRRCQLRRNDKFVLLACDGLFKVFSADEAAQFVLDVLTNETVETEGQSEQAGRYEAACQRLASEAVRRGCADNVTVILVSIEF; encoded by the exons ATGGATTTATTTGATGATCTTCCAGAACCTACAAATCATCCAG caGGTCCAGTTAAAGCCAAAAAGCTGGAGCAGCTTGTAGATGAGGAACGAGGAGAGAAGAGGAAAAGAGATGTCAACTCGGAGGAAACAGAGGTGGAAGAAAAGAATCAAGAGGAAAAGAAAGTTTGTAAAG CAGATCTTGCGAAGCTGATGGGGTTTGTTGCAGCGAgacgtggagagagagaagaaatgcAAGATGCACACGTCCTGCTTCCCGACATGACTGCCAGTGTGATGAATTTACCTTCTCAAGT CTCTCGGCTTGCGTACTTCGCTGTGTTTGATGGTCACGGTGGAGCTCGAGCGTCTCAATTTGCTGCTGAGAATCTGCATCTGACACTGGCCTGCAAATTTCCTAAAG GTGATGTAGAGAACCTGGAGAAGTTGGTGAGGAAATGTTTGCTGGACACATTCCGTCAAACAGATGAGGATTTTCTAAAGAAAGCATCCAGCCA gaAGCCCGCATGGAAGGACGGATCCACAGCTACATGTGTATTGGTCGTGGATGATGTTCTGTATGTAGCAAACCTTGGAGACAGTAGA gcAGTGCTGTGTCGTTTGGAGCAGGCCGAGGATTCTGTGAAGGGGAAGTGTGTGACTCTGGCTCTAAGTAAAGAACACAACCCCACCATATATGAAGAGCGCATGAGGATTCAGAGAGCAGGAGGCACcgtcag GGATGGGCGAGTGTTGGGCGTGTTGGAAGTGTCTCGTTCTATAGGTGACGGACAGTATAAACGCTGTGGAGTGATTTCTACTCCAGACCTACGACGCTGTCAGCTCAGGCGCAACGACAA aTTTGTTCTTTTGGCGTGCGATGGGCTTTTTAAAGTCTTCTCTGCTGATGAGGCGGCTCAGTTTGTCCTTGATGTTTTGACG AATGAGACCGTGGAGACGGAGGGACAAAGTGAGCAGGCGGGGCGATATGAGGCAGCTTGCCAGCGATTGGCCAGTGAGGCAGTGAGGCGGGGCTGTGCGGACAACGTCACTGTCATTCTTGTCTCTATTGAGTTCTGA
- the ilkap gene encoding integrin-linked kinase-associated serine/threonine phosphatase 2C isoform X2, with protein MDLFDDLPEPTNHPGPVKAKKLEQLVDEERGEKRKRDVNSEETEVEEKNQEEKKVCKADLAKLMGFVAARRGEREEMQDAHVLLPDMTASVMNLPSQVSRLAYFAVFDGHGGARASQFAAENLHLTLACKFPKGDVENLEKLVRKCLLDTFRQTDEDFLKKASSQKPAWKDGSTATCVLVVDDVLYVANLGDSRAVLCRLEQAEDSVKGKCVTLALSKEHNPTIYEERMRIQRAGGTVRDGRVLGVLEVSRSIGDGQYKRCGVISTPDLRRCQLRRNDKFVLLACDGLFKVFSADEAAQFVLDVLTNETVETEGQSEQAGRYEAACQRLASEAVRRGCADNVTVILVSIEF; from the exons ATGGATTTATTTGATGATCTTCCAGAACCTACAAATCATCCAG GTCCAGTTAAAGCCAAAAAGCTGGAGCAGCTTGTAGATGAGGAACGAGGAGAGAAGAGGAAAAGAGATGTCAACTCGGAGGAAACAGAGGTGGAAGAAAAGAATCAAGAGGAAAAGAAAGTTTGTAAAG CAGATCTTGCGAAGCTGATGGGGTTTGTTGCAGCGAgacgtggagagagagaagaaatgcAAGATGCACACGTCCTGCTTCCCGACATGACTGCCAGTGTGATGAATTTACCTTCTCAAGT CTCTCGGCTTGCGTACTTCGCTGTGTTTGATGGTCACGGTGGAGCTCGAGCGTCTCAATTTGCTGCTGAGAATCTGCATCTGACACTGGCCTGCAAATTTCCTAAAG GTGATGTAGAGAACCTGGAGAAGTTGGTGAGGAAATGTTTGCTGGACACATTCCGTCAAACAGATGAGGATTTTCTAAAGAAAGCATCCAGCCA gaAGCCCGCATGGAAGGACGGATCCACAGCTACATGTGTATTGGTCGTGGATGATGTTCTGTATGTAGCAAACCTTGGAGACAGTAGA gcAGTGCTGTGTCGTTTGGAGCAGGCCGAGGATTCTGTGAAGGGGAAGTGTGTGACTCTGGCTCTAAGTAAAGAACACAACCCCACCATATATGAAGAGCGCATGAGGATTCAGAGAGCAGGAGGCACcgtcag GGATGGGCGAGTGTTGGGCGTGTTGGAAGTGTCTCGTTCTATAGGTGACGGACAGTATAAACGCTGTGGAGTGATTTCTACTCCAGACCTACGACGCTGTCAGCTCAGGCGCAACGACAA aTTTGTTCTTTTGGCGTGCGATGGGCTTTTTAAAGTCTTCTCTGCTGATGAGGCGGCTCAGTTTGTCCTTGATGTTTTGACG AATGAGACCGTGGAGACGGAGGGACAAAGTGAGCAGGCGGGGCGATATGAGGCAGCTTGCCAGCGATTGGCCAGTGAGGCAGTGAGGCGGGGCTGTGCGGACAACGTCACTGTCATTCTTGTCTCTATTGAGTTCTGA
- the ilkap gene encoding integrin-linked kinase-associated serine/threonine phosphatase 2C isoform X3, whose protein sequence is MGFVAARRGEREEMQDAHVLLPDMTASVMNLPSQVSRLAYFAVFDGHGGARASQFAAENLHLTLACKFPKGDVENLEKLVRKCLLDTFRQTDEDFLKKASSQKPAWKDGSTATCVLVVDDVLYVANLGDSRAVLCRLEQAEDSVKGKCVTLALSKEHNPTIYEERMRIQRAGGTVRDGRVLGVLEVSRSIGDGQYKRCGVISTPDLRRCQLRRNDKFVLLACDGLFKVFSADEAAQFVLDVLTNETVETEGQSEQAGRYEAACQRLASEAVRRGCADNVTVILVSIEF, encoded by the exons ATGGGGTTTGTTGCAGCGAgacgtggagagagagaagaaatgcAAGATGCACACGTCCTGCTTCCCGACATGACTGCCAGTGTGATGAATTTACCTTCTCAAGT CTCTCGGCTTGCGTACTTCGCTGTGTTTGATGGTCACGGTGGAGCTCGAGCGTCTCAATTTGCTGCTGAGAATCTGCATCTGACACTGGCCTGCAAATTTCCTAAAG GTGATGTAGAGAACCTGGAGAAGTTGGTGAGGAAATGTTTGCTGGACACATTCCGTCAAACAGATGAGGATTTTCTAAAGAAAGCATCCAGCCA gaAGCCCGCATGGAAGGACGGATCCACAGCTACATGTGTATTGGTCGTGGATGATGTTCTGTATGTAGCAAACCTTGGAGACAGTAGA gcAGTGCTGTGTCGTTTGGAGCAGGCCGAGGATTCTGTGAAGGGGAAGTGTGTGACTCTGGCTCTAAGTAAAGAACACAACCCCACCATATATGAAGAGCGCATGAGGATTCAGAGAGCAGGAGGCACcgtcag GGATGGGCGAGTGTTGGGCGTGTTGGAAGTGTCTCGTTCTATAGGTGACGGACAGTATAAACGCTGTGGAGTGATTTCTACTCCAGACCTACGACGCTGTCAGCTCAGGCGCAACGACAA aTTTGTTCTTTTGGCGTGCGATGGGCTTTTTAAAGTCTTCTCTGCTGATGAGGCGGCTCAGTTTGTCCTTGATGTTTTGACG AATGAGACCGTGGAGACGGAGGGACAAAGTGAGCAGGCGGGGCGATATGAGGCAGCTTGCCAGCGATTGGCCAGTGAGGCAGTGAGGCGGGGCTGTGCGGACAACGTCACTGTCATTCTTGTCTCTATTGAGTTCTGA
- the zgc:162872 gene encoding BAR_ACAPs and ArfGap_ACAP domain-containing protein isoform X1 has product MDTFLDFEECIRDSPAFRQSLDQCESDVTELESRVEKVMKLCGQMVEAGQNYTSCNQLFLSGLAEFTAYHKNDGVILTCLRQFNQGLQEMIQFQTMLFDQTQRAITQQLMNLLSQFQPQIRDTRREFVRIGEDLESAVVKNAQVSRHKSVDAERATHLLLATRKCYQHFALDYCLQLNNFKVQQKLDILNSVFSYFHAQYTFFHQGFDLLRDLEPTMKTMASQLSQLSAHCTAKRKDLENTHLLVQQRDASGEAVIVCNPSDGGTIQGYLFKRSRKKNKTWKRCWFSTENNQLIYSKSHKEQSVVLFDDLRLCAVKSLDVIDRRFCFELLSVQKSCVLQADSDELKSAWINAVQGCIDIAYRDQVTDQNAPVKQNSTPIPIPEPPPHPPALGVALRGNGNRRCCDCGEAEPRWASVNLGITMCIECSGIHRSLGVHLSKVRSLTLDSWEPEQLKLLCVLGNEVINGIYECNTVDRLQKPSADSPRQDKERWIRWKYVDKKFIKCLTDCPDAETAKRRAGQRLYQASLNGDLVVMATALAEGAEVNWSNSDQEGRTALIGSAIGGSLLACEFLLQNGANVNHRDQHGQGALHAAATFGHTGQVCLLLKRGANQYAADEKGNDPLSIAVETAHADIVTLLRMARMNEEMRDSEGFFGSVGDDETFQDIFRDFSNMASHDPEKLSRRQFTRSSEDGVMDEPRDGDGEREEES; this is encoded by the exons ATggacactttcctggactttgaGGAGTGCATTAGGGACTCACCTGCCTTCAG aCAGTCTCTGGATCAGTGTGAGAGTGACGTCACAGAACTGGAGAGTCGAGTGGAGAAA GTGATGAAGTTGTGTGGTCAGATGGTGGAGGCGGGTCAGAACTACACTTCCTGTAATCAGCTCTTCCTGTCTGGACTGGCCGAGTTTACGGCGTATCATAAAAACGACGGTGTAATTCTG ACCTGTCTGCGTCAGTTCAACCAGGGCCTGCAGGAAATGATCCAGTTTCAGACG ATGCTGTTTGATCAAACCCAGAGAGCCATTACACAACAGCTAATGAACCTGCTTTCACA ATTCCAGCCGCAGATTCGTGACACTCGCCGTGAGTTTGTTCGGATCGGGGAAGATCTCGAGTCCGCAGTAGTGAAGAACGCTCAGGTCAGCCGACACAAATCCGTCGACGCCGAAAGAGCGACTCACCTGCTACTCGCAACACGCAAATGTTACCAACACTTTGCCCTGGACTACTGCCTACAG TTGAATAATTTCAAGGTCCAACAGAAGCTGGATATTTTAAACTCG gtCTTCTCGTATTTTCATGCTCAGTACACGTTTTTCCATCAGGGATTTGACCTGCTGAGAGATCTTGAACCAACTATGAAAACAATGGCCTCACAg CTCTCTCAGCTGTCGGCTCACTGCACTGCCAAGAGGAAAGACCTGGAAAACACACACCTGCTCGTTCAACAAAGG GATGCGTCTGGAGAGGCGGTTATTGTGTGTAATCCGTCTGATGGAGGAACGATTCAAGGCTATCTGTTCAAACGCTCTCGCAAGAAGAACAAGACATGGAAGAG GTGCTGGTTTTCCACTGAAAATAATCAGTTAATTTATTCAAAATCACACAAG gagcAGTCTGTGGTTTTGTTTGACGATCTTCGTCTGTGTGCAGTGAAATCTCTGGACGTGATCGATCGGCGCTTCTGTTTCGAGCTGCTGTCTGTGCAAAA gtCGTGTGTGTTACAGGCAGATTCTGACGAGCTGAAGTCGGCGTGGATTAACGCTGTTCAGGGTTGTATAGACATTGCGTACAGGGATCAAGTAACAGATCAAAATGCTccg gtgaaGCAAAACTCCACGCCCATCCCCATTCCAGAACCCCCCCCTCACCCGCCCGCTCTGGGCGTAGCTCTCCGTGGCAACGGTAACCGTCGCTGCTGTGATTGCGGGGAGGCGGAGCCTCGCTGGGCCAGCGTGAATCTTGGCATCACCATGTGCATCGAGTGCTCGGGCATCCACAG GAGTCTGGGTGTTCATCTGTCTAAAGTTCGTTCTCTCACTCTGGACTCGTGGGAACCAGAACAACTCAAG ctgctgtgtgttttgGGTAATGAAGTTATTAATGGCATTTATGAGTGTAACACAGTGGACAGACTACAGAAGCCCAGCGCAGACAGTCCACG GCAGGATAAGGAAAGGTGGATCAGGTGGAAGTATGTGGACAAGAAATTCATCAAATGTCTCACAGATTGTCCTGATGCTG AGACTGCAAAGCGACGTGCCGGCCAGAGGCTGTATCAGGCTTCATTAAATGGAGATCTCGTTGTGATGGCGACGGCGCTGGCTGAGGGCGCAGAAGTGAACTGGAGTAACTCTGATCAAGAGGGACGGACTGCTCTGATTGGTTCAGCCATCGGA GGTTCTTTGTTGGCATGCGAGTTTTTACTGCAGAACGGCGCTAATGTGAATCACAGGGATCAACACGGACAGGGCGCACTGCACGCTGCCGCTACCTTCGGACACACGGG ACAGGTGTGTCTGCTGCTCAAGAGAGGAGCTAATCAGTATGCAGCTGACGAAAAGGGAAACGATCCCCTCAGCATCGCAGTAGAAACCGCCCACGCTGACATTGTCACTTT GTTGAGAATGGCCCGAATGAACGAGGAgatgagagattcagagggattCTTCGGATCTGTCG GAGATGATGAAACATTCCAGGATATTTTCCGTGATTTCAGTaacatggcgtcacatgacccaGAAAAACTCTCTCGCCGTCAGTTTACCCGCAGCTCTGAGGATGGAGTGATGGATGAACCGAGAGATGGagatggagaaagagaagaggagagCTAG
- the zgc:162872 gene encoding BAR_ACAPs and ArfGap_ACAP domain-containing protein isoform X2, with the protein MGLERQEGEQSLDQCESDVTELESRVEKVMKLCGQMVEAGQNYTSCNQLFLSGLAEFTAYHKNDGVILTCLRQFNQGLQEMIQFQTMLFDQTQRAITQQLMNLLSQFQPQIRDTRREFVRIGEDLESAVVKNAQVSRHKSVDAERATHLLLATRKCYQHFALDYCLQLNNFKVQQKLDILNSVFSYFHAQYTFFHQGFDLLRDLEPTMKTMASQLSQLSAHCTAKRKDLENTHLLVQQRDASGEAVIVCNPSDGGTIQGYLFKRSRKKNKTWKRCWFSTENNQLIYSKSHKEQSVVLFDDLRLCAVKSLDVIDRRFCFELLSVQKSCVLQADSDELKSAWINAVQGCIDIAYRDQVTDQNAPVKQNSTPIPIPEPPPHPPALGVALRGNGNRRCCDCGEAEPRWASVNLGITMCIECSGIHRSLGVHLSKVRSLTLDSWEPEQLKLLCVLGNEVINGIYECNTVDRLQKPSADSPRQDKERWIRWKYVDKKFIKCLTDCPDAETAKRRAGQRLYQASLNGDLVVMATALAEGAEVNWSNSDQEGRTALIGSAIGGSLLACEFLLQNGANVNHRDQHGQGALHAAATFGHTGQVCLLLKRGANQYAADEKGNDPLSIAVETAHADIVTLLRMARMNEEMRDSEGFFGSVGDDETFQDIFRDFSNMASHDPEKLSRRQFTRSSEDGVMDEPRDGDGEREEES; encoded by the exons atgggtttggaacggcaAGAGGGCGA aCAGTCTCTGGATCAGTGTGAGAGTGACGTCACAGAACTGGAGAGTCGAGTGGAGAAA GTGATGAAGTTGTGTGGTCAGATGGTGGAGGCGGGTCAGAACTACACTTCCTGTAATCAGCTCTTCCTGTCTGGACTGGCCGAGTTTACGGCGTATCATAAAAACGACGGTGTAATTCTG ACCTGTCTGCGTCAGTTCAACCAGGGCCTGCAGGAAATGATCCAGTTTCAGACG ATGCTGTTTGATCAAACCCAGAGAGCCATTACACAACAGCTAATGAACCTGCTTTCACA ATTCCAGCCGCAGATTCGTGACACTCGCCGTGAGTTTGTTCGGATCGGGGAAGATCTCGAGTCCGCAGTAGTGAAGAACGCTCAGGTCAGCCGACACAAATCCGTCGACGCCGAAAGAGCGACTCACCTGCTACTCGCAACACGCAAATGTTACCAACACTTTGCCCTGGACTACTGCCTACAG TTGAATAATTTCAAGGTCCAACAGAAGCTGGATATTTTAAACTCG gtCTTCTCGTATTTTCATGCTCAGTACACGTTTTTCCATCAGGGATTTGACCTGCTGAGAGATCTTGAACCAACTATGAAAACAATGGCCTCACAg CTCTCTCAGCTGTCGGCTCACTGCACTGCCAAGAGGAAAGACCTGGAAAACACACACCTGCTCGTTCAACAAAGG GATGCGTCTGGAGAGGCGGTTATTGTGTGTAATCCGTCTGATGGAGGAACGATTCAAGGCTATCTGTTCAAACGCTCTCGCAAGAAGAACAAGACATGGAAGAG GTGCTGGTTTTCCACTGAAAATAATCAGTTAATTTATTCAAAATCACACAAG gagcAGTCTGTGGTTTTGTTTGACGATCTTCGTCTGTGTGCAGTGAAATCTCTGGACGTGATCGATCGGCGCTTCTGTTTCGAGCTGCTGTCTGTGCAAAA gtCGTGTGTGTTACAGGCAGATTCTGACGAGCTGAAGTCGGCGTGGATTAACGCTGTTCAGGGTTGTATAGACATTGCGTACAGGGATCAAGTAACAGATCAAAATGCTccg gtgaaGCAAAACTCCACGCCCATCCCCATTCCAGAACCCCCCCCTCACCCGCCCGCTCTGGGCGTAGCTCTCCGTGGCAACGGTAACCGTCGCTGCTGTGATTGCGGGGAGGCGGAGCCTCGCTGGGCCAGCGTGAATCTTGGCATCACCATGTGCATCGAGTGCTCGGGCATCCACAG GAGTCTGGGTGTTCATCTGTCTAAAGTTCGTTCTCTCACTCTGGACTCGTGGGAACCAGAACAACTCAAG ctgctgtgtgttttgGGTAATGAAGTTATTAATGGCATTTATGAGTGTAACACAGTGGACAGACTACAGAAGCCCAGCGCAGACAGTCCACG GCAGGATAAGGAAAGGTGGATCAGGTGGAAGTATGTGGACAAGAAATTCATCAAATGTCTCACAGATTGTCCTGATGCTG AGACTGCAAAGCGACGTGCCGGCCAGAGGCTGTATCAGGCTTCATTAAATGGAGATCTCGTTGTGATGGCGACGGCGCTGGCTGAGGGCGCAGAAGTGAACTGGAGTAACTCTGATCAAGAGGGACGGACTGCTCTGATTGGTTCAGCCATCGGA GGTTCTTTGTTGGCATGCGAGTTTTTACTGCAGAACGGCGCTAATGTGAATCACAGGGATCAACACGGACAGGGCGCACTGCACGCTGCCGCTACCTTCGGACACACGGG ACAGGTGTGTCTGCTGCTCAAGAGAGGAGCTAATCAGTATGCAGCTGACGAAAAGGGAAACGATCCCCTCAGCATCGCAGTAGAAACCGCCCACGCTGACATTGTCACTTT GTTGAGAATGGCCCGAATGAACGAGGAgatgagagattcagagggattCTTCGGATCTGTCG GAGATGATGAAACATTCCAGGATATTTTCCGTGATTTCAGTaacatggcgtcacatgacccaGAAAAACTCTCTCGCCGTCAGTTTACCCGCAGCTCTGAGGATGGAGTGATGGATGAACCGAGAGATGGagatggagaaagagaagaggagagCTAG